In one window of Methanosarcina vacuolata Z-761 DNA:
- a CDS encoding MFS transporter, producing MFVLVIDTTIMNVSISTLIKDSDTNVATVQAAITLYSLVMASLMITGGKLGDIIGRKRALRTGLIIYGTGSFLTAISPTMAVLFIGWSILEGLGATLVMPAIQTLVTSNYSGKDRALAYGILGGIVASAIALGPIIGGWLTTEYTWRLAFGGEVVIVLIILLLSRYILDAPLETEEKPRLDIVGSIISALGMGLIVFGILLAGTYGWWEARHPFSIGGIEISPFGLSPTPVFIAAGIILVGFALWELHVINLGRMPLVRLDVLRDRRVTSGIFVQMVQTVLIGGFLFSMALFLQIALGLNAMQTGFLYLPLSMPLLIASLTASRLSSRIAPKRIIQVGLLVLIAGLLLAIATINVEVKGFALLTGFALIGIGAGVIASQIMNLVLSQVVSERTSETAALMSTSQNLGMAIGTALMGSIVIVGLVGGATNLINDSTAIPEELKPSVISAVEDHARFLSNEELTAILKDAPPDLSQKVLRVNEIVRIHGIKASLWGLGVFAILGIIVSIFLPPEILVPPQTKI from the coding sequence TTATTGGCCGAAAAAGGGCATTGAGGACAGGACTGATCATCTACGGTACCGGTTCTTTCCTGACTGCAATCAGCCCGACAATGGCCGTGCTGTTTATAGGCTGGTCAATCCTTGAAGGGCTAGGAGCTACCCTTGTAATGCCTGCCATTCAGACGCTTGTGACCTCAAACTACAGCGGAAAGGACCGTGCACTTGCTTACGGCATATTAGGGGGAATCGTTGCAAGCGCGATTGCACTCGGGCCCATTATAGGAGGCTGGCTGACAACTGAGTACACCTGGAGGCTTGCCTTTGGCGGGGAAGTAGTTATCGTGCTCATAATCTTACTGTTAAGCCGGTATATTCTGGATGCACCCCTTGAGACTGAAGAAAAACCCAGGCTGGATATAGTCGGCTCTATAATTTCTGCGCTGGGAATGGGGCTTATTGTCTTTGGGATATTACTGGCAGGGACCTATGGCTGGTGGGAGGCGCGTCATCCCTTCTCAATAGGAGGAATTGAAATTTCTCCATTCGGCCTTTCTCCTACCCCTGTATTTATTGCAGCAGGCATTATCCTGGTGGGTTTTGCCCTATGGGAACTTCATGTCATTAATCTGGGTAGAATGCCACTCGTAAGACTTGACGTGCTCAGGGACCGCAGGGTCACTTCAGGTATTTTTGTACAGATGGTTCAGACCGTTCTTATAGGAGGTTTCCTGTTCAGCATGGCTCTTTTCCTCCAGATAGCCCTGGGCCTCAATGCTATGCAGACAGGCTTTCTCTACCTTCCCCTTTCCATGCCACTTTTAATTGCTTCGCTCACAGCATCTCGGTTATCTTCCCGCATAGCCCCAAAGCGCATTATTCAGGTAGGGCTACTCGTACTTATAGCAGGGCTGTTACTGGCTATTGCAACCATTAATGTGGAGGTCAAAGGGTTTGCCCTGCTGACCGGTTTTGCCTTAATAGGCATAGGCGCAGGAGTTATAGCATCGCAGATAATGAACCTCGTCCTCTCTCAGGTAGTTTCTGAAAGAACAAGCGAGACAGCTGCTCTTATGAGCACTTCCCAGAATTTGGGCATGGCTATTGGAACTGCCCTGATGGGTTCCATAGTTATTGTGGGCCTGGTAGGAGGAGCCACTAACCTCATTAATGACAGTACCGCTATTCCAGAGGAGCTCAAGCCTTCCGTGATATCGGCAGTAGAGGATCACGCCCGCTTTTTGAGCAATGAAGAACTGACAGCTATCCTGAAAGATGCTCCTCCTGACCTTTCACAGAAGGTCTTGAGAGTAAACGAAATCGTCCGCATCCACGGGATAAAAGCTTCCCTCTGGGGACTGGGGGTTTTTGCGATACTTGGTATAATTGTCTCAATCTTTCTGCCACCTGAAATTTTGGTTCCTCCGCAAACTAAGATATAA